The DNA window aagcttggaaaaaagtgaactacataaatcctgaattcaaatctgaaccaagacacattcgtcTCGGTACGTTCgcggatggagtaaatccacatagatctctaagtagtcgtcatagttcatggcctgtcttcctagttatgtacaatcttcctccctggttagtgatgaagaggaaatttaacatgctttctttaatgatatcaggcccgcaacaacctggacataatatcgatgtatatttggaaccattgattgacgatttaatagaattgtatgagaacggggttcaggtctatgatggttttaaaaagaattttttaatgcGAAAGCCGTGTTGTTGTGGACTGTCAGTGATTTCGCTGCTTATAGTAATTTATCAGGCTTAAGCACAAAAGGTTACGAAAGTTGTCGGATTTGTTGCACTAACACATCGGCTCGTCGCTTGGCAAATGGACAcaagatgtgttatatgggtcacatacggtacttgcctgcaaatcatcctgatagacggaagaagaaagcattcgatggtactgaagagggtgatatggctcctttgccactgtctggggaacaaattctccaacaagttcaacttgtagattttaagtatggaaagacgcaaaaaaataaaaaaactaatggttgttttcaaagaaagtcaatcttctttcgtcttccatattggaaaagtctactagttcgacattgtttggatgtcatgcatattgaaaaaaatgtgtgtgagagtattattggtaccttacttgatattcccggcaaaactaaggacggtctaaatagtcgtttagatctcgttgaaatgggtatacgacaatctctggcacctgagaagaaaggtgaacgtttatatttgcctcctgcttgtttcactttatccaaaaaagagaaacaaacagtttgcaaatcacttgcaaatatgaaagtacccgatggttactcgtctaacatcaaaaacttggtgaatgagactgaattgaaactaatgggtctgaaatcacatgattgtcatgcgttaatgcaacatctacttccaattgccattagatcagtcttgccaaaaaatgttcgagagtgtttgacacatgtttgcattttctttaatagGCTGTGCGGGAAGGAATTAGAATTGGATAAGTTAGATGCATTACATGAACATGTAGTCAAAACATTGTGCAACCTGGAAAAGTTTTTTCCGCCATCTTTTTTCGACATCATGATCCATTTAATGGTTCATCTAGTGAGAGAAGCAAGGCTGTGTGGGCCGGTGTGggcgagatggatgtatccatttgaaagaaatatgaaggtacttaaaagttatgtgcgtaaccactatcggccagaagcatgtatggttgagtgctacatatctgaagaggctgtggaattttgttcagagtacatggctggagttgaggcaataggaattagcaaaccaagaactgacccagatgatgttgatagaggattaaggggcaaagggacaatggtgacagtgtccaagcttgattaacattacttaagtcacgatgaacaataacttgatttatcttacttgttttacagtgaccatatggagctgttacaatcaatggttccaagaaatcaaaaaaataaacaaaaatgggttgcagaccaacatcgtcaaactttcattgggtggttaaggaataccattatagcaaagttgaacgaaccgaatcatggagtatctgatgtgttgagtcgtattgcccttggaccaacttttgcggttgcaaagcatgaagcgtacattgtaaggggtaaacgttttcatacaaagtcaagagatgatgctcgagaggttcaaaatagtggtatacgtatcgtcgcagaaactatgcactttgcaagtgcaaaagatagaaaccctgttttaggtactatgacgtattacggggtcattgaagaaatatgggagctcaattattttgcgttccgaattccactttttaagtgttcttgggttgacaacaacgttggagtaaaaactgacgagcttggttttactttggttgatttaagtaagagaggaagcaagaatgatccattcatcatggctagccaagcagctcaagttttttacatttctgatccggctaatgataaatggtctattgttttatcgacaccagagaggaggttcttagagactgaagaggatgaggagaatgctgacttatgttacgatgacttcattgttggacaaccaattcatgagcaactcatgggaattgatcgtaacattgaggaagacgacgctgaatacattagaaacgatatcaatgagggaatatgggtcaattgtgattcaggcaaacataaacaaaaaaagaaaagaaaacgtgtctaattggtaacttgatatatagcttactttatattgtggttgtgaatggtcctgaatacttaacaatttgtttatgcttttaatatttcatatacactacttgttatatatgtagctaactttgaagtttgtttgttaatggtgtagacatggcgaactcagaatcaggatctgattcgggagcagaaaatgagtgtccaaccacaatacctacacgagggccgacgcaaatgaatgaaatatccaaactaatggatcagggcaaaagagtggccctcgaagttaatgataaaggtcaatactgtggaaaaagctacgcgaagctcgtatccactcGGGAGTCGGATGTCGGCGGACAATAGGGTTGGCTTATAAAAACCGGAAAGAAGTCAACCGTActcgaaaaataaagtttggaaagacattcaggtaagctattatttgttagaattttgatttgtttttctattactccaaatgttgactctaaccgtgtttgttttccttcaaaatagacggggttcattgtgccggacaccttcaaacatgattgtctcatcctagctgggaagttaatgaaagacttcaagaataggatgacaaaagacatcataatgcccgcgttgaaagagaatgatctgggacgactggcacaagtccctgaaaagcacccggagatcgacgctgctgattggtgcaaatttgttgaaagtcgactaactcctgaatttcaagtacgctaattatattaacactaagataaactcttaaatacaagtacatgtatctaatgtatttttttggcattgtaggaattgagtaaggtgcaacgtgaacgttcttcaaaaattcaatccagacatcgaagtggtcggagtggaatggtgaacgtacgggaagctgtggtaagtaatacttaaaatttaatgtgctataatgtgctatacaatttaattggtactcatttcattgttataacgttatgtagaaaaaggacctcgaagttgcagatcctccccgccaccgtgtttggattaaatctcgcaccaagagtagaaaacttgtcactgattacgacaaggaaattgccgagaagatagtaagtatatattaatccttaattgagttctactcatgagttagtgtatataattcatatactaattgcttgaatatatgcgtgcattaggctcaattagaggagaagcttagtcagggacaaattcaggtccagggccaaaacgatatcctcacgcaggcgctcgggacaccgCAGCATCCCGGACGTGTCGTGGCCGCcgggtatgctattacttcaaatgttatttatttagttacacaaatgaaatcgttgctaatttgcattttatgatttgtaggttcccGACTGTggcatctcaactgttcggcaggaagaaaagggaagtgtctgatgttgtggctcggcaagcgaaggagattgaacaattaaaagccgaagtccaatcccttaagcagcagaggaacgctgccgcacaagaggaagaaggagaggtggctggtgaggcgtatgttccacaaccatacgctcctcaggatgaggtacaaccacaaatttatgctgaggagttcatttccctcaacgaccaaggtatcctatacaattttgatgaccatgcggcccttaatcagcaagtacatctctgctctgacaacatcgacaatattgtggcccgagggtatttgtacgagcatgtgggtaagatcaaagttcactgccaggattacgatgattcacatgctcggatcatggtttcggaaatcctgcaagaggacgctgaaatcccagtcccaattgaagagttcagatatgttagggacgtgtaccagatgttccttccttggcctaaacacttaattttaacaaccgaggtaacttctcaactgaaattaattattaatgattagtggagtttgaatatcttcaatattcatccgtagtgaagtaggttctgcgaatatatgtgctgcggtgggatggatgaacaaactactgttatatatgtgttatttgtcgttatacagccatgttcaaaatttttggggtcattcaattacaaccgttatgctgccgaaatttcggtagaatttagataaaatttgatatatatatatatatattatgttctgttttgtttagggtccactcgctcaaccgccctcaagacgtgatgcgtcaaaggggaaagctccgatgctttctccacaaagccgtggtgcacgggaagatgagttgttcacggaagagaagatggcgttgatccctaattcgctaaaatggatgattcatgaattcctaaggctcaaaaataaacgtgatataatcacaatttctgtcccccgaggattcattgcatcgcgtacccagatcattttatctggagaggatttgcagcaggttgctacgtgtaactacatcggcaaccagggaatgctgtttggaatgatgtatactcttctttaatctaattaaccttatatcaaattatagttaaattattataaggcactaacacttttttttggcaggcacatatgggagagcatcaacggtctgagaaaaattttcaagttttacgacccagagcttctcacagtgcatgggatcagcgatgaagaacagagtcagtcttttgacgatgcggcaagacgattggctaattggttatcattaatgaacaacaaccaccaaatgttctttattccttggaatatcgggtaaactttattaaattctttagtgctaattgttcatttctatattatgtcttcaaattatttttatactatcttacttatattccaatataattttctaggatgcattggacgctagtggtggttgcgccaaggaaaattatccatttaaaccctgtaaaaggccgcccaattcccgaagaaatagaacaaatgatcggaaggtaataatttaatgacttcttatgtaacgaatttaaattaactaacgaattgaaatgctaatataattttcccaaacaggcattcatgtatataggggacgcacatcgcatcttggcccgtggcaaggaatttcacaagcaaactgtccaagacaacctaaaagccaagaatgcggtttttatgttttgaaatatatcactgacatcgtcgcacgtgccaaccccaaccgttacatacaagatcaaaaagctgtaagttttaattattgatcatagtatataaattttataataacaaatatataatatacatatacataaactaatataaatttttaatttttttaacagtttgggggtaagaagcaatacgatccaaaaacagaattgttaccactacagcgaaagtggatcgaacaattgatggcggtgattcacggtgacgattgaggttcaaaggtcgaagaatttttcttcattatgtaatttttatagattaacttgtaattagatttattaacttattaatatttttaactaattttacatgtttgtgtaatatttaattatttttatgaaatcaaattatgtttttacccaaatttaattactatttaatttaaaatgtaattaatatataattaaattaaataaatatgtaatttaaaatttaaataaatatgtaatttaaattaaataaaataatatataaattaataaatataaaattaaaataatatataaaattattaaatatataattaaaatgaaattaaaattatataattaaataaaaaaaaatttgaaaaaactgAAAATCGCTTGCTTTTGGCGTCGGTTGATAAagcccctatggcgtcggttataacACTACAACATTTATCATCAATAGGGGCGGAGCCTTCCGCCGCTAATGATAGCAAAATCCGCCGGTAAAGGTTAATAGCGGCGGAGCCCGCCGCTATTAATCCGCCGGTAATACCCGGTCGCTAATAACATGTATTAGCAGCGGACTGACACACCGGCCGCTAATTATAATGTCAAATTCGTAAACTGACACTATTATTAGCGGCGCGCGGACCAGTCCGCctctaatgtttttttttaatttttttaatattaattattaatcaatatgtttaaaaaaaatagtattactttaaaaaaaatatattaaataataaactttaagccaaataattaacataaacgtaaattaaaattaagtttaatATTGAATGATAATAGCCATTACACAAATTAGTTAATACAATATTCTCTAAGTAAATAATTACAATGTCTTAAtataacaaaaatacaaaagtTAATCACTAGTCTCGTTTATAATcactccaaaaaaaaatataaggttAATTGTGATTGTTGTGGTCGACAGAGAAGATCGAGGTCCCCAAACTAATCTCAAAActctgggtgtattggggtagATAAAAATGTTACTCCTGTTAACAAGTCAATAAACTCGtcattattattaaatacttaAATGAAATAAGACTATATAATAAATGATTATTTAAACTTAATAGAATagtcataaaataattttaacaaGCCAAAGAAAATCTTATATTGTTAAAAACATATCtttcacaaaaataaaattgtgaatAATACTGATCCAATAAGCTGTAAAATATTccaaaaatctgaaaaaacacaagattataatcaaataataaatacataaagcattgagattattattatatattacatctatataatcatataaacgaatgcatacatatatactataaatttaatatagaaaaatactaattttttcaaattttttaatcgTACATATATATGTACACACTTAACCAaaccatatatattttaaacGTTCACactaaaaataatcaaatatataactattttgttaacaaaaaattataagttgtaaggaaaaaaaagagatgaaaaaacTGACCTACTAAAAAATATGCATCGGTTGTGCACTTTTGGTTTCGGCCAATAGTGGTTGAGATAGTAGAGACCTTaacaatattagaaaaaaaattagaaaaatatttatagaattaaaaatatattttgatatatataaataataaatgttaAAATAGAAAACTTACTGTTAAAAAAACTTGCACTGGTAGATCGTTAAGGGTGGTGGTGTTGCTCCGGCAGAGGGGTTTAGGGTGGGCGGAGGGAGGCGGGGAAGGGCTGAGGAAGGTGGGTGTAGAGAAGAAATTTttgagagagaagagaaagaaatatgaaggaaAGGAAAATGAAGGAAAATGAATCTGATAGCATTTTTTTATACGatattattagcggcggactatTCCGCTGGTAATAATAGGattccgccgctaataataaAATTGTCAGATTTCTTATTATTAGGGGCGGGtttccgccgctaataataaaaaaagtccgctgctaaaaaattttgaaaatatttgagTGGGAAATTTCCcacactttttttattttagtattagcggcggaaccccgccgctaatagtacatgggtccgccgctaatacatttttatacaaaaaaaaataaataacatttaataacAGAAGTCCGCCGGTATTAGTCCTATTAGTAGCGGCGGATTTGGTCCGTTGCTAATTCTTCCGCTGCTAATAACCAAAATTCTTGTAGTGTAAGcttataaccgacgccataggtacccctatggcgtcggttattacccctatggcgtcggttcatataaaccctttagcgtcgccctgatcagcgtcggtagtgaatttcgcgaaaaccgacgctgaaagggcttaaaaaccgcctctaaagggtgtttttgtagtagtgtaagtcttcct is part of the Cannabis sativa cultivar Pink pepper isolate KNU-18-1 chromosome 5, ASM2916894v1, whole genome shotgun sequence genome and encodes:
- the LOC133037825 gene encoding uncharacterized protein LOC133037825 — its product is MVSEILQEDAEIPVPIEEFRYVRDVYQMFLPWPKHLILTTEGPLAQPPSRRDASKGKAPMLSPQSRGAREDELFTEEKMALIPNSLKWMIHEFLRLKNKRDIITISVPRGFIASRTQIILSGEDLQQVATCNYIGNQGMLFGMMHIWESINGLRKIFKFYDPELLTVHGISDEEQSQSFDDAARRLANWLSLMNNNHQMFFIPWNIGMHWTLVVVAPRKIIHLNPVKGRPIPEEIEQMIGR